The sequence below is a genomic window from Haematobia irritans isolate KBUSLIRL chromosome 3, ASM5000362v1, whole genome shotgun sequence.
GTAAGTGCCTATTTAAATGGAAcccttaaagaaaatgtttttatgatCCAACCCGAATTGTTTAATGATGGCTCTCAAAGAGTGTGTAAACTCAAAAAGTCGATTTATGGGTTGAAGCAGTCGGGAAAAGTTTGGAACGACACGATCAATAATGAGCTATTAAAAATGGGACTTACCAGAGGCGACGTAGaccaatgtatttattttaaaatcacaGATAGCGAGATGCTATACATCGCAATCTATGTCGacgatgttttgattttttgtaataatttggaTACGATTAAATCAACAAAAGCAAAACTGGCGAGCAAGTTCAAAATGAAAGATATTGGGGAAGTCTCATCTGTACTTGGGATGAAAATAACTAGAGAAGACAACTCAATAAAAATCGACCAGTCACAATATATATCGAATGTTTTAACTCGTTTTGGTATGGCGAACTGTAACCCTGTTTCGACACCTACAGATTGTAATCAAAAATTAACATCGAATATGTCTCCAAAAGATGGTGAAGAGAAAAACGAAATGTCTAAAATCCCTTACATGCAAGCCATAGGTTGTttgttatttgctgcccaagttTCACGTCCAGACATTTGCTATGCTGTCAATTTATTAAGTCGATTTGGTTCCAATCCTGGAAAGCCGCATTGGGAAGCTGTAAAAAGAATATTTCGATACCTGAAAGGCACGAATGATAAAGGAATTGTTTTCAAGAAGCTGAGATATGATGAGATCAAAGGCTATTGCGATGCTGATTGGGCCGGAGATATGGACGATCGTCACTCTACAACCGGCTATATATTCATTTATCAATCCGGTGCCATATCATGGTCAACGAAAAAGCAAAAGACAGTGGCATTGTCTTCGACGGAAGCCGAATTCATGTCAGTGACTTCTGCAATACAAGAGTCAGTTTGGCTTAAACGTTTAGAAGCTGAACTCAACCCTCCAAATAGTAAAACCATGAAGCTGTTTTGTGATAATAAAGGAGCTATCCAGGTAGCCCTAAACAACAACTATTCTCCAAGAACCAAACATGTGGatattaaagccaaatttatccgccagggacacttacaagatgaatctgagagaatataaacgagaactgagaaggtctcaacaaaactcttgggatgattactgtagcagtattgagaatacgtcagaggcttccagactacggaaggtactagcatccactaacaccgctccaggtttcattaaaacatcggagggaaattggacaacgtccagtgaggagacgttggaggtacttttggacacacacttccctggaaatcagacggttgaaccatgttccggcggtgtaacagaggctcagcgatcatttcctatcgaggaaattgtgtcggaatctagaataaaatgggctttaaatagctttggaccattcaaatcccccggacctgatggaattactccggcggagttacaggcagtggctggaagaattatcccctggttgacggtgatatataaacaatgtgtaaacttagcatatattccagaaaagtggagggaaacaaaagtcgtcttcatacctaaagcaggaaaagcctctcactcgagtgcgaaggatttccgaccaatcagcttatcctcattcctacttaagaccctggagaggatgatagacatgtatcttagaactaccgtggattcaggtttgctctcgaaacgacagcatgcatactcgaagggcaggtctactgagaccgcattgcatgaactggtcagctttattgaaagctcactatctgtcaaagaatacacaatcgtggcgtttctagacatcgaaggggcgttcaataatatctatccgagctcgatattaaatggacttacaactctgaatgttgatccaggtattcttaggctgttagacgaacttctaatgaagagacgtatttcagccacactagggcaagcaaacatacaaaggtatgtgaacagaggcactccccaaggaggagttctatcacctcttctttggaatgttgctataaacaaccttctggtttctctagaaaaagaaaggataaaagtggtggcatacgcagatgatgtggcgctagcagtcaggggaaaattcccatccacaatcagagatattatacagagagctctctggatgactgagaaatgggcgaaagataatggtcttggtgtaaatccagcaaagacagaaatagtcatgtactgcaaagatcgcaaaactcccacggttaggcccatttccttagagggtactgaaattccctttggtgagtgtgcaaaataccttggcgttattttggacaggaagctgaattttaggcttaatattgaagagaggacgagaaaagccacggtagctttgtactcgtgcaaaaaggcaatagggaaaaagtggggactaagaccaaaaattgtgcattggctatacacggcagtggttagacctataatgctatatggtgttgtagtctggtggccggcacttcagaaaccgacttgtttagataaagttcagcgtatggcgagcttatgtatctcaggcgcatttagtaagacaggaacagactcccttaatgtcatgctacatctattgcctttagacattttggccaaacagtcagctgcaacaacggctgtgcggttgcgcgagctatcgctgtggtcggaaaaaatgtacggtcatagttcggtcctcaaagtaatgccagatgtgcctaacgtagtggattacaccctggcaaaaccacttttcgacaaaaagtttgaaactctaattcccaacagtgaggcgtggtgtacacagaccccggggaataaaagatataaagatttctatactgatggctccaaattgaatggacaagtggggttcggagtatattctaaagatctggaaattcgaatagcgaagagattacctaatcactgtagtgtttttcaggctgaaatattagcaataagagaggtggtgaattggctgagaagtaatgttccaacaaatattggcattaatatatactcagacagtcaacctgcaataaaatccttggactctgtgttccttaactcaaaaacggccatagactgccgcaaatctctcaacgagatggctgagcagtacaatattcacctaatatgggtgcctggtcataggaacataccggggaactgtgaagcagatgtgttagcaaggctaggaactaccttacatattccaggggaactagaatctgttggtatgcctctggccacctgcaagctcttactgcgtgagaaggctgttatgatggccaatattcgatgggaaaattgcaagggttgtaacgacaccaagcaaatatggccccatttaaacttaaaccgcacactagatatgctagtgttctcaaggcgtcagatagcactcctaatatctgctataacgggtcgctgcctgataggcgaatttgcaaaaactataggtgcgaagtataatgactattgtataagctgtcatgacgtggaggaaaaggaatcaattaaacacctcttgtgtgagtgtcctgctttttgtgtaaggcgtaagcgaattttaggagcatatagctttagattactggctgacctggaaaacgttaacttaagcagtttgttaatgtttttggagcaatctggttggttccacaaaagttaataatagagaaggttcagtggttaagactagaagtgcccatatgtaataggtacttttagttaaatgtggtatcacaatggactgaatagtctaagtgagcctgaaatttaatcgggctgccactttaacctaacctaacctaaccttatccgCCAGAAAGTAGATGAAAAAGAAGTCGTTATTGAATATCTTTGTACCAAGGAGATGATCGCTGACGTCTTCACTAAGGCTGTTACCCCTCAAAAACTTAtgtattttacagaaaaatttggacTTTACtaacaaatcaaaaatttaattgaaatcataaTACTTTGCATTTGtaatttaaattggaatttaatTTATGAATACATTTTGTAAAGGGTACATGagaaatttaaacttaaaataaggaaattcttCATTCAGGGAGAGTGTTgagaatgaatgaaaaatgatgtatgcaacacttttttctccTGTACTTCTTAACGTACCACAGCTTGTACATAGATTTACAACTCTGCCTAACATATTAGTACTAACACATTTACAGTGTAACTTGAAGAGTCGTTCAATAAACCTTAATTTAAACACAACAAAAACAAGGAAGTGTTTACGAGTTTAAGGAAGACAAAAGTTTGCGTTGTGCGAATACCAGAATAAggggaataaagaaaaatatctcTCTCCCTCAAGAACTATCAAAAAGGTTGTGTTAGGTCTTTGCGAAGGTAATTAATGTAATGTTTTGTTTCTTTAATGTAGTCTACATTATCttgatatttaaaataaagtttataaacgatcacatataatataaaatcattgtaaacaaaaaaataataaattaaaacgtctgcataatattatttatgGTTTTGCTTCATTTAGTATTTTTGTTCAGTCAGtctgattattattattttttctcgtttttttaagaaaattataaggtGTAAACCTCAAAGGTAGATATATGTgtaattttaaactaaattattatataataaaaacatacaatctaaaaaaagtttctttagttTTCATTTAATCATATTCATGACTGGATTCACGTTTCGATATTAAATTCTCCTTTTCCTCATCATTACCCTCAATGATGATGGTATTCGAAACAATATTGCGATTTTGGGCCTTTGTACGATGTATGGTATTATGGGTTAGGCCTGACTCGGTTAGAACCTCAacctcatcatcgtcatcatcatcatctacaGCAAAATAGGGATGTGACGATGTTGGACGGAATTTATAACCCGTCAATACGAAAAATACATAAGTGGCCATTTCACGGAACATTTCATCTAGCCATGCATATTGGAATGCCACTGTCATCTTTAGCAAATAAACAATGATGCGTGTAAAGTAGATGTAACAAACGATCATAATATAAAATTGGCGGAATAGTTTCAGTTTACGTAGATTAATGGCCGCTTTGCCATCTGTAGCTGATGCCTCGTGCAAGTGGCGTATTGACCAGACAATGGGGAATAATATGGCGCCACAGCATAATAAAtcaacaaatatgaaaatattatgCCATGTTCGGAATTCTACATCACTTTCCTCAGATTCTTCAATAATGATTTCTGCAACATTGGCCAAGACCTAGAGAGATTATGTTAAAATCTAATCTACAGGagttttaatttcattgcattTATTTACCTGTAAGGGTATGACAACCATAAATATCTTTTTATCCTTATCCGATAGAATGTGTTTGATAAAAGTCCAACCGGTACCAATTAGCACAATTGTTATGAATAATACGgcacctttaagtctgaaaataaaaaaaagtacaatatatttttaaaattttaccaaatttagcaaaaaaaaaaaacaagtaaggaaagtctaaagtcgggcggggccgactatattataccctgcaccactttgtagatctaaattttcgataccatatcacatccgtcaaatgtattgggggctatatataaaggtttgtcccaaatacacatatttaaatatcactcgatctggacagaatttgatagacttctacaaaatgtatagactcaaaatttaagtcggctaatgtactagggtggaacacaatgttagtaaaataatatgggaaaatatttaaatctgaagcaatttgaaggaaactacgcaaaagtttatttatgatttatcgctcgatatatatgtattagaagcttaggaaaattagagtcagttttacaacttttcgactaagcagcggcgattttacaaggaaaatgttggtattttgaccatttttgtcgaaatcagaaaaacacatatatgggagctatatctgtatctcaaccgatttcaaccaaatttggcacgccaaaactctggctattagaaccatattagtccatatcgggcgaaagatatatatgggagctatatctaaatctgaaccgatttcaatcaaattttgcacacttaggttaggttaggttaggttaggtggcagcctgatgtatcaggctcacttagactattcagtccattgtgataccacattggtgaacttctctcttatcactgagtgctgcacgattccatgttaagctcaatggcaagggaacacacacttaactgcactactaattgtactcctagtgcaaaatttcaaacaaattgggccaaaactctggcttctaggaccatattagaccatatcgggcgaaagatatatatgggagctatatctaaatctgaatcgatttcaatcaaatttggcacgcatagctacaatgctaaatatactccctgtgcaaaagttcaaccaaattgggccaaaactctggcttttaggaccatattagttcatatcgggcgaaagatatatatgggagctatatctaaatctgaaccgatttcaatcaaattttgcacgcttgactatacgactaatggcgttttcttttcttgtaaaaaatgcgcacttttttttgcatttttcccggaaaatgtactttttaggttcttttctaaaaaaacaggcaaaagtgcgaaaaggcttcgaattctgttgttaaaatagcgccacgcatagaggcaaattacgggcattttcagcactgccaacaaacgagtgTTGCGATTGCCCTgcctccttctttgaattcttttctgcccgctgaaatgatagcattgtttttttaggttgctggtaacattttaaaaatgcgcattctgtacagacaaaatgaaggcaaagcacctttttcagaaaagaaaacaccataagtgttatgtttgtacagaatttcaagcaaatcggtataaaactctggctgctgggtccatattagtgcatatcgggcgaaagatatatatgggagctataactaaatctgaaccgatttctgccaaaatcaatagggttctagacccaaattaggaaaatttgccaaatttgaaggcgattggacttaaattgcgacctagactttgatcacaaaaatgtgttcacagacagacggacagacggacatggttatatcgattcagggacccaccctgagcattattgccaaagacaccatgtgtctatctcgtctccttctgggtgttgcaaacatatgcactaacttataataccctgttccacagtgtgacgcatgGTATAATTATGAAAAAACGCAGAACTCCAAaggaaatgtaaaaattttaaaaccaactaacaaaaattaattaaaaaaggccagtttgaaaaatttcgaaactctaaatattggaaattggaatttttaaatttatagaatgGCGAATGTTTCGATTTTAACATTTGggggaattgttttttttttgctgtgatcGCAAATTAGCCTCATGAAGTTGCAGGCCGTTTGATGTTAAagttaaatggaaaaaatttaattttgagcctaAATCAAAATTCTGCGATTATGATTTTCGGATCTTAGTGGATTGTTTCTGAGtaatgaattttctatataatgaacaaattttctagtcCCGTCAAGATTCAGTAAAGCGAAGTATGTTTGTATTGACATGCTGACATTTTAATATCCACTTTTGATTTTTACGATTATTGGAAAGTTGATTAGCCAAAAACagtcgattttcgatttttgcatACCTAGCACACCGGCCTAGCGAAAAAGGTTTATAGCAACGATTTATGATTCCACATTCTTCAACACAAAGAGTGTCACGCAGTTCGGTAAATTCGGTAATTGGATACGGTGATAGAAACCTAATTTATCACCTATGTGTTGAGATCATAAACATTTCGAACTATGGTGGTCCTCTGACCAGGGGCAGATTTTGCGACTAAATATAAAACCTAAGATTTGCcccaaatttatgttttttaaatTCTGTTTAATACTTACAAATGCGCAATATAGTACAAAATGGCCCAAGCTTCAACATGTTCTCCgcgaatttcaataaaatgataatttatTGAATGGAACATAAGTGAAAGTGACTTTAGAAATACCAATACGGCCATAATATAGTGAATTTTGTATACAGTGTGTCTAGAAAGAAATCACAGATATAAATAAGTattaatatttgcaaaaaacaaaaaaaaaaaaagaatctttACATACTTGCtctttttcaaaatgaaaaccCAAAATAGGCCAgacaagaaaaataataaagacaTCATAAGATATAAGGCAGGTAGAGGCATTTCACCAGCTGACAAAAAATTGCCATTATTGTTTTCTTCGATATCAACCTGAAAACAAgagtaattattttatataaaaaacgtaAACAATTTAAAATCCTTGCAGCTTACCACAAATGAAACCTGTTTCTGATTACCATGATAATTGTCACAATTGTGGAAATATAGATTGTATAGACCCTCTTCATGCAAAGTGGCAACAAACATAGAAAACTTTAAAGAAATAACTCGCAtcagtaaaatgttgactaaaaagCTTTTGAGCATAAATTACTCACCGACATATTGTAATTATTTACACCATTAATGACAGTCTTTGTCAAAGGCAATGCTAAATTCGAACAAAATTCATGAGTTTGTATaccattttcatttgaaaataatgATGGATCTTGAGCAACATAGGCTGGTGAAGTTGGCACAGgttttataagtttttcttGTGAGCTTTTTTCTTCCACTTTCGATGGTGATTTATTAAGATCTCCTACTAGGTTATTTTGTGCTGGAGGCAAAACTTTTTGCTCATCTAATCTATCTTCAGATATAACATTATCTTCATCTTTCTTTTCGGGCACCTGAGCTTTTGAAGGTATCACCGGAATTTCATAAGAAACATCTTCATCTAAACCATCTAAAGCAGCAGCAACCGCTCCAGTATCATCTGCATTGGCTACACCTTCATGTGGTGCAGTATCACGTCTTCTCCGACGTGGTCCCAAAACTAAATTGTCATCATGTGTTTTGAGCGCCGATTGTCGTTTGTTACGATACATCGGAAACATCGAACTGTCCTTATAGATATGCTGATTACGCCATTCGGGAGAACATTTTACATGGACCCTGTAAGAATACAAAgattattaagaaaaaataaacttattgGACTTTCGTTTTGTATGGTTGAACTTTTTTCGAAGCAgagataaatgcattttttattccaaatatTTTACTATTGTGATTTCAAAACATTTGATAGAAAAGAATCCGGTAATGAGCAAGAAACAACAAAATCCAACATCACTCTTTTAGACAGCCGTTTATCATAGCATTTGAAGTGACATACTGAAGTAGATAACACCAAACTATTAATTATCTGTGGAGCAATGTTTAATGATTCATAATGCAGATAATATGAAATAATTGctataaaacaaacattttctatatcaaagAGAAATTCCACATTGCCTTCTTCACATAAACTAGATTTATTAAAATGAAGTCCGACATTATAGAGTCTACTGAGCACAATCGAAGTCGGACATCAAGCAACAGAACTCATATCTACTAATTTCCTATCTTACCAACATTGACCACATACTgtaatttgaaaatatatatatcttgTAGTATACGAATGAATaaataagataaaaataaaacaataattagtGACAGCAGCggcgagccaccgtggtacaatggttaacatgcccgccttgcatacacaaggtcgtaggttcgattcctgcttcgaccgaacaccaaaaagtttttcagcggtgttttatcccacctcagtaatgctggtgaaatttctgaacgtttcaaagcttctctaagtggtttcactgcaatgtggaacgccgttcggactcggctataaaaaggaggtcccttgtcattgagcttaacatggaatcgggcagcactcagtgataagagagaagttcaccaatgtggtatcacaatggactgaatagtctaagtgagcctgatacatcggaatgccacctaacctaacctactgacAGCAGCTTGGAGCTCCATCGTTTGTAAtgagaataaaatattttacttttcgaaatttaataactttttttacaagattttcataaatttcaataTCAAAGTTTTGATAAAGTCGATTATCGACAGTTGCGATTCTAAAAGAGTGAATATTTGACGTCTCTACTGCCTATTTTCACATCATTTACCGTTTAATTCAAATTCAACATTTCGATAGTAGTAAAAAGTAAATTAGTCGATTTcgacacaatatttttttataatggttTTCAATGCTTGAATCAAATTCTTCATTTATTCCGTTTGAGTTTGTTG
It includes:
- the LOC142228829 gene encoding protein GPR107 is translated as MTKAIDRGRTFLVGRRMLCGPMTLAKSIFVFSVIAAFFHSKLVEGRKHHLEVQTDSRPYIALSTFGFYTHGHLNVKLSNLILSDENGNENIGLSLDKTTIDQMNPYLDSHQNKCLLEESSGLQRSGPILFFLFDLKKLQVHVKCSPEWRNQHIYKDSSMFPMYRNKRQSALKTHDDNLVLGPRRRRRDTAPHEGVANADDTGAVAAALDGLDEDVSYEIPVIPSKAQVPEKKDEDNVISEDRLDEQKVLPPAQNNLVGDLNKSPSKVEEKSSQEKLIKPVPTSPAYVAQDPSLFSNENGIQTHEFCSNLALPLTKTVINGVNNYNMSFSMFVATLHEEGLYNLYFHNCDNYHGNQKQVSFVVDIEENNNGNFLSAGEMPLPALYLMMSLLFFLSGLFWVFILKKSKHTVYKIHYIMAVLVFLKSLSLMFHSINYHFIEIRGEHVEAWAILYYIAHLLKGAVLFITIVLIGTGWTFIKHILSDKDKKIFMVVIPLQVLANVAEIIIEESEESDVEFRTWHNIFIFVDLLCCGAILFPIVWSIRHLHEASATDGKAAINLRKLKLFRQFYIMIVCYIYFTRIIVYLLKMTVAFQYAWLDEMFREMATYVFFVLTGYKFRPTSSHPYFAVDDDDDDDEVEVLTESGLTHNTIHRTKAQNRNIVSNTIIIEGNDEEKENLISKRESSHEYD